The following is a genomic window from Staphylococcus capitis subsp. capitis.
GAGTCTTTTTTATATTTGTAATGCCCATATTTCGATATAAAAATTTTAGATACGCAATTGAAGAAGATGAAGTACATGTTAGAAGAGGCATTATTTTCATAAAGACAAATATCATTCCCTACTTTAGAATTCAGAACATCGATATTAATGAGGGCTTTATAATGAGAAGATATCAACTAGCTACTCTCACGCTATCAACAGCTGGGGGTAATAGTGAAATTGAATTGATAGATAAAAATGAAGCTCAAAAATTAAAGTTATTAATTAAACAAAATAAAACTAGAGATGCGCATGATATGTTAAACGGTGATGATGCATAAGATACTATGAATAGAAACTATAATGAAAGTGATTAAAGAGGCGAAGTTATGATAAATGGAATAGGTATAGATTTGATAGAAATTGAGCGTATTAGAGAGGTGTTATATAAACAACCTAGATTAGTTGACCGAGTATTAACTAAAAATGAAAAGCTAAAGTTTGAAAAATTCACTCATGAAAAACGTAAGATTGAATTTTTAGCAGGTCGTTTTGCTGTTAAAGAAGCTTTTAGTAAAGCATTGGGTACAGGGTTAGGTCAGACGATATCTTTTAAAGATATCAATTGCTATAACGATGAATTAGGTAAGCCATGTATCGACTATGATGGATATAGAGTTCATGTAAGCATTACCCATACAGATAATTATGCAATGAGTCAAGTTACCTTAGAAAAATTAGAATAAAGGCGTTATATAATAAATGTATTAATACTTTAGTATTAAGCGAGTAGTTTCAAGGAGGACCTTTTCATGTCGGAAAAATTCTATAGATCAACCTATTTAAATGTTAATTTAGATGCAATATTAAACAATTATCAAATATTCAATCAGTTACATCATAACAAGACTGTTATATCAGTCATTAAAGCTAATAGTTATGGATTAGGTAGTGTAAAAGTAGCACATCACCTAATGGAACATGGGGCTTCGTTTTTCGCAGTTGCAACACTTGATGAAGCAATTGAATTAAGAATGCATGGAATTGATGCAAAAATACTAGTCTTAGGTGTCATTCCAACTAAAGACATAAGTAAAGCTATTCAACATCGTGTAGCTCTTACTGTACCTTCAAAAGCTTGGCTTAAAGAAGCTATTAGAAATATACCTGAAAAAAATGAGAAAAAACTTTGGTTACATGCCAAAATAGATTCTGGTATGGGTCGATTAGGTATGAAAGATGTTGAAGAGTATAAAGATGTTGTTGATATAATTAATAAAAAAGATGATCTTGTATTTGAAGGCGTGTTTACACATTTCGCTAGCGCAGATGAACCAGGGGATTCTATGAATGAACAGTATGAATTTTTTAAAGATATTGTTAATCAAGTAGAAAAACCAAATTACATTCATTCACAAAACTCTGCAGCTTCTTTATTAATGGATGGACAATTTTGTAATGCGATTAGATTAGGTATCTCATTATATGGGTATTATCCTTCACAATATGTTAGGGATAATGTCAAAGTACATCTTCGCCCAAGTGCTCAACTCGTTACTGAAATAGTACAAGTGAAATCTCTTAAAGTTGGCGAAACTGTGAGCTATGGACGTACTTTTACAGCTGATAAAGAAATGAAAATTGCTATACTACCAGTTGGATATGCTGATGGTTATTTAAGAGCTATGCAAGGTGCTTATGTGAATGTTAATGGCCATCAATGTGAAGTGGTAGGTCGGGTTTGTATGGATCAGACTATAGTGAGCGTGCCTGATGATGTGAAGATGGGAGACAAAGTGATATTGATGGATAATCATATAGATTCACCACAGTCCGTTGAGTCTCTAGCTGAAAAGCAACATACAATCAATTATGAAGTATTGTGTAACTTATCAAAACGTTTACCAAGAATCTATCACCATAATGAAGAACAAATGGTTACGAACGATTTGTTAAAATAGTATAGTCACTGCGTTAAAAATTTGTTATTATAAACATAAATTAAAGGTTAAATAACAACTTTTTTGGAATCAGATGGAGGTTCTTCATATGTTATCTTTTAATCAATCTAGGAGTCACAGTCTTGAACAATCATTAAAAGAAGGCTATGCACAAATGGCCGATTTAAACCTCTCCCTAGCAACGGAAGCTTTTCCCATCGAATGTGAAGCTTGCGATTGTAATGAAACATATCTTACTTCTAACTCTAAGAATGAATGATTAGAAGAGGCGATGTTTACTTAGCTGATTTATCACCAGTTCAAGGGTCTGAACAAGGGGGAGTAAGACCTGTTGTAATTATACAAAATGATACTGGTAATAAATATAGTCCAACTGTCATAGTTGCTGCTATTACAGGTAGGATTAATA
Proteins encoded in this region:
- a CDS encoding PH domain-containing protein, whose protein sequence is MSNYNYMNKKGLKAMRMNALVWITIFTIALIVFTIFNVLKFHWIDNRTLIIAEIVGVVILGVFFIFVMPIFRYKNFRYAIEEDEVHVRRGIIFIKTNIIPYFRIQNIDINEGFIMRRYQLATLTLSTAGGNSEIELIDKNEAQKLKLLIKQNKTRDAHDMLNGDDA
- the acpS gene encoding holo-ACP synthase, translating into MINGIGIDLIEIERIREVLYKQPRLVDRVLTKNEKLKFEKFTHEKRKIEFLAGRFAVKEAFSKALGTGLGQTISFKDINCYNDELGKPCIDYDGYRVHVSITHTDNYAMSQVTLEKLE
- the alr gene encoding alanine racemase, with translation MSEKFYRSTYLNVNLDAILNNYQIFNQLHHNKTVISVIKANSYGLGSVKVAHHLMEHGASFFAVATLDEAIELRMHGIDAKILVLGVIPTKDISKAIQHRVALTVPSKAWLKEAIRNIPEKNEKKLWLHAKIDSGMGRLGMKDVEEYKDVVDIINKKDDLVFEGVFTHFASADEPGDSMNEQYEFFKDIVNQVEKPNYIHSQNSAASLLMDGQFCNAIRLGISLYGYYPSQYVRDNVKVHLRPSAQLVTEIVQVKSLKVGETVSYGRTFTADKEMKIAILPVGYADGYLRAMQGAYVNVNGHQCEVVGRVCMDQTIVSVPDDVKMGDKVILMDNHIDSPQSVESLAEKQHTINYEVLCNLSKRLPRIYHHNEEQMVTNDLLK
- the mazE gene encoding type II toxin-antitoxin system antitoxin MazE, with product MLSFNQSRSHSLEQSLKEGYAQMADLNLSLATEAFPIECEACDCNETYLTSNSKNE